One region of Streptomyces leeuwenhoekii genomic DNA includes:
- the pstB gene encoding phosphate ABC transporter ATP-binding protein PstB — MAKRIDVSGLNAYYGSFLAIEDISMTIEPRSVTAFIGPSGCGKSTFLRTLNRMHEVTPGGRVEGKVMLDAENLYGAGIDPVAVRREVGMVFQRPNPFPTMSVYDNVAAGLRLNGKYRKSELDDVVEKSLRGANLWNEVKDRLNKPGSGLSGGQQQRLCIARAIAVEPNVLLMDEPCSALDPISTLAIEDLIGELKERFTIVIVTHNMQQAARVSDRTAFFNLAAVGQPGKLIEIDDTERIFSNPSVQATEDYISGRFG, encoded by the coding sequence ATGGCCAAGCGCATCGATGTCAGCGGCCTCAACGCCTACTACGGCTCCTTCCTGGCCATCGAGGACATCTCGATGACCATCGAGCCCCGGTCCGTGACGGCCTTCATCGGGCCGTCCGGCTGCGGCAAGTCCACGTTCCTGCGCACGCTCAACCGGATGCACGAGGTCACGCCGGGCGGGCGGGTCGAGGGCAAGGTCATGCTCGACGCCGAGAACCTGTACGGCGCCGGGATCGACCCGGTGGCCGTGCGGCGCGAGGTCGGCATGGTCTTCCAGCGCCCGAACCCGTTCCCGACGATGTCGGTGTACGACAACGTGGCGGCCGGCCTGCGGCTGAACGGCAAGTACCGCAAGTCCGAGCTGGACGACGTCGTCGAGAAGTCCCTGCGCGGCGCCAACCTCTGGAACGAGGTGAAGGACCGCCTCAACAAGCCCGGGTCGGGCCTGTCCGGCGGTCAGCAGCAGCGTCTGTGCATCGCCCGGGCCATCGCCGTCGAGCCGAACGTCCTGCTGATGGACGAGCCCTGCTCGGCCCTGGACCCGATCTCGACCCTCGCCATCGAGGACCTGATCGGCGAGCTGAAGGAACGGTTCACGATCGTCATCGTGACGCACAACATGCAGCAGGCGGCGCGGGTCTCGGACCGCACGGCCTTCTTCAACCTGGCCGCGGTCGGGCAGCCCGGCAAGCTGATCGAGATCGACGACACGGAGCGGATCTTCTCCAACCCGTCGGTCCAGGCCACGGAGGACTACATCTCCGGCCGCTTCGGCTAG
- the pstC gene encoding phosphate ABC transporter permease subunit PstC, protein MDISTQNPTAPPAPQPTGAEDKRAARGATRPGDRIFLGLSRGSGIFVLVIMAAIAAFLTYRATLAISKDEANFFTTFEWNPSGVPPKFGIAVLVFGTIVSSVIAMAIAVPIAVGIALFITHYAPRRLGGPIAYVIDLLAAVPSIVYGLWGALVLVPNLTGLYGWLDTYLGWTGVLEWNDGAPRSLFTVGILLAIMILPIITNVSREVFRQVPRMHEEAALALGATRWEVIRMSVLPFGRSGVISASMLGLGRALGETMAVAMVLSPSLDISASLLDPGGGTFAQNIASKFNEATPMGRDALIASGLVLFVITLLVNGAARLIIARRKEYSGANA, encoded by the coding sequence ATGGACATATCGACACAGAACCCCACAGCACCTCCCGCACCCCAGCCGACCGGGGCGGAGGACAAGCGCGCCGCGCGCGGCGCCACCCGCCCCGGAGACCGGATCTTCCTCGGGCTCTCCCGCGGCTCCGGCATCTTCGTGCTGGTGATCATGGCCGCCATCGCGGCCTTCCTGACCTACCGCGCCACCCTCGCCATCAGCAAGGACGAGGCCAACTTCTTCACCACCTTCGAGTGGAACCCCAGTGGCGTGCCGCCGAAGTTCGGCATCGCGGTGCTCGTCTTCGGCACCATCGTGTCGTCGGTCATCGCCATGGCCATCGCCGTGCCCATCGCGGTCGGCATCGCCCTGTTCATCACCCACTACGCCCCGCGCCGGCTCGGCGGCCCGATCGCCTACGTGATCGACCTGCTCGCCGCGGTGCCGTCCATCGTCTACGGCCTGTGGGGCGCCCTGGTCCTCGTACCGAACCTGACCGGCCTGTACGGCTGGCTGGACACGTACCTGGGCTGGACCGGCGTCCTCGAGTGGAACGACGGCGCCCCGCGCTCGCTGTTCACCGTCGGCATCCTGCTCGCCATCATGATCCTGCCGATCATCACCAACGTGAGCCGCGAGGTCTTCCGGCAGGTCCCGCGGATGCACGAGGAGGCGGCCCTGGCCCTCGGCGCCACGCGCTGGGAGGTCATCCGCATGTCCGTGCTGCCCTTCGGGCGCTCCGGCGTGATCTCCGCCTCGATGCTCGGCCTCGGCCGCGCGCTCGGCGAGACCATGGCCGTCGCCATGGTCCTCTCCCCGAGCCTCGACATCAGCGCCAGCCTGCTCGACCCGGGCGGCGGCACCTTCGCCCAGAACATCGCCAGCAAGTTCAACGAGGCCACCCCCATGGGCCGGGACGCGCTGATCGCCTCCGGTCTGGTGCTCTTCGTCATCACCCTGCTGGTCAACGGCGCGGCCCGCCTGATCATCGCCCGCCGCAAGGAGTACTCGGGGGCCAACGCATGA
- the pitH gene encoding low-affinity phosphate transporter PitH: protein MDTFALVVTIAVALFFTYTNGFHDSANAIATSVSTRALTPRAALAMAAVMNLAGAFLGSGVAKTVSEGLIETPEGSTGMGILFAALIGAIVWNLITWYFGLPSSSSHALFGGMVGAALAGGTTVYWHGVVDKIVIPMFVSPVVGLLAGYLVMTAIMWIFRKSNPHKAKRGFRIAQTVSAAGMALGHGLQDAQKTMGIVVMALVIADVEDYGDPIPVWVKIACALMLSLGTYAGGWRIMRTLGRKIIELDPPQGFAAETTGASIMFTTAFLFHAPISTTHVITSAIMGVGATKRVNAVRWGVAKNIILGWFITMPAAAAVAAVSFWIVNLAFL, encoded by the coding sequence ATGGACACCTTCGCTCTGGTCGTGACCATCGCGGTCGCGCTGTTCTTCACCTACACCAACGGCTTCCACGACTCCGCCAACGCCATCGCCACCTCCGTGTCGACCCGGGCGCTCACGCCGCGGGCGGCGCTGGCGATGGCGGCCGTGATGAACCTCGCCGGCGCGTTCCTCGGCTCCGGGGTCGCCAAGACCGTCAGTGAGGGCCTCATCGAGACGCCCGAGGGCTCGACGGGGATGGGGATCCTCTTCGCCGCGCTCATCGGTGCGATCGTCTGGAACCTGATCACCTGGTACTTCGGCCTGCCCTCGTCCTCCTCCCACGCCCTCTTCGGCGGCATGGTGGGCGCGGCGCTGGCCGGCGGGACGACCGTGTACTGGCACGGCGTCGTGGACAAGATCGTCATCCCCATGTTCGTGTCACCGGTCGTCGGCCTGCTCGCCGGCTACCTGGTCATGACGGCGATCATGTGGATCTTCCGGAAGTCCAACCCGCACAAGGCCAAGCGGGGCTTCCGCATCGCGCAGACGGTGTCGGCGGCGGGCATGGCGCTCGGCCACGGTCTGCAGGACGCCCAGAAGACGATGGGCATCGTGGTGATGGCGCTGGTCATCGCCGACGTCGAGGACTACGGCGATCCCATCCCGGTGTGGGTGAAGATCGCCTGCGCCCTGATGCTGTCGCTGGGGACGTACGCCGGTGGCTGGCGCATCATGCGGACGCTGGGCCGGAAGATCATCGAGCTCGATCCGCCGCAGGGGTTCGCGGCCGAGACGACGGGCGCGTCGATCATGTTCACGACGGCGTTCCTCTTCCACGCGCCGATCTCCACGACGCATGTCATCACGTCGGCGATCATGGGCGTCGGTGCGACGAAGCGGGTCAACGCCGTGCGCTGGGGCGTCGCGAAGAACATCATCCTGGGCTGGTTCATCACCATGCCGGCGGCGGCGGCGGTGGCCGCGGTGTCATTCTGGATCGTGAACCTGGCGTTCTTGTAG
- the pstA gene encoding phosphate ABC transporter permease PstA: MSHATLNDNPAKRPPSSLRGATLPAWFPWAVAAGSVALGLGISAAAGLESSIQWALIAAVLFVLGSYAVSARVEGRRQAKDRMATSLVWVAFLLAIIPLASLVWETVSRGVKVLDGYFLTHSMGVVADTEPGGGIYHAILGTLQQVGLATAMSVPIGVLTAIYLVEYGRGKLAKAVTFFIDVMTGIPSIVAGLFILSLWILILDMGYSGFAGSLALAILMIPTVVRSTEEMLKLVPNELREASLALGVPKWRTILKVVLPTSIGGITTGVMLAIARITGETAPVLLLVWVTNFINSNPFSDPQASLPMYIYLQYINSGGPGPAYDRAWAAALTLIAFIMILNLVARGIARWKAPKTGR, from the coding sequence ATGAGCCACGCAACCCTCAACGACAACCCGGCCAAGCGCCCGCCGAGCTCGCTGCGCGGCGCGACCCTGCCGGCGTGGTTCCCGTGGGCGGTCGCCGCCGGCTCGGTCGCCCTGGGCCTCGGCATCAGCGCGGCGGCCGGGCTGGAGAGCAGCATCCAGTGGGCGCTGATCGCGGCCGTCCTGTTCGTCCTCGGCTCCTACGCCGTCTCCGCGCGCGTCGAGGGGCGGCGCCAGGCCAAGGACCGGATGGCGACCAGCCTCGTCTGGGTGGCGTTCCTCCTCGCCATCATCCCGCTGGCCTCGCTGGTCTGGGAGACCGTCAGCCGCGGTGTGAAGGTGCTCGACGGCTACTTCCTCACCCACTCCATGGGCGTGGTCGCCGACACCGAGCCCGGCGGCGGCATCTACCACGCCATCCTCGGCACCCTCCAGCAGGTCGGCCTGGCCACCGCGATGTCCGTGCCGATCGGCGTGCTCACCGCGATCTACCTCGTCGAGTACGGGCGCGGCAAGCTCGCCAAGGCCGTCACCTTCTTCATCGACGTCATGACGGGCATCCCGTCGATCGTCGCCGGCCTGTTCATCCTCAGCCTGTGGATCCTGATCCTGGACATGGGCTACTCCGGCTTCGCCGGCTCCCTCGCCCTGGCCATCCTGATGATCCCGACCGTCGTCCGCTCCACCGAGGAGATGCTCAAGCTCGTCCCGAACGAGCTGCGCGAGGCGTCGCTGGCGCTGGGCGTGCCCAAGTGGCGGACCATCCTGAAGGTCGTCCTGCCGACGTCGATCGGCGGCATCACCACCGGTGTGATGCTGGCCATCGCCCGCATCACCGGCGAGACGGCACCCGTGCTGCTGCTGGTCTGGGTCACGAACTTCATCAACTCCAACCCGTTCTCCGACCCGCAGGCGTCGCTGCCGATGTACATCTACCTCCAGTACATCAACAGCGGCGGCCCCGGCCCGGCCTACGACCGCGCCTGGGCGGCGGCCCTGACGCTCATCGCGTTCATCATGATCCTCAACCTGGTGGCCCGCGGCATCGCCCGCTGGAAGGCCCCGAAGACCGGTCGCTGA
- a CDS encoding CHAD domain-containing protein, protein MVQRHLEPTDPTAGASPGLPPAPERLPGGPEPFPAAPERPPTAPELGTPTAETVAGYLRAQATEFLRALRLHRETGPGTGGPESPVDAARALRRSARRISGTLHTFQALLDPDWAETMRPELAWLSGTLALEHAYAARLERLLQALHRLSGSAPAGQAFPARPALPERGSLTVGAAKAGALLDRQLTLARTRAHSTALQALGSARFHAVADKVAVLASEVPLAPTAAGTDPRPLAAAALGRLTDAVAALPLVTAGSPYNSEALVHGLSPDPSPHPQDAPWHQVRLLLRLHRYAREVLHGTGATALPGDGREPGPDPAEVRLLAAGEALDRHRDASEAAAAAAQAARTPRIAPATAYALGVLHADQRHEVEAARYAFQHCWQKETVTTAP, encoded by the coding sequence GTGGTACAGCGACACCTTGAACCGACGGACCCCACGGCCGGGGCGTCCCCCGGCCTGCCGCCCGCCCCGGAGCGCCTCCCGGGCGGCCCGGAGCCCTTCCCGGCCGCCCCGGAGCGCCCGCCGACCGCCCCGGAGCTCGGTACGCCCACCGCGGAGACCGTCGCGGGGTACCTGCGGGCGCAGGCCACCGAGTTCCTGCGGGCCCTGCGGCTGCACCGGGAGACCGGCCCCGGCACGGGCGGCCCGGAGAGCCCCGTCGACGCGGCGCGCGCGCTGCGCCGCTCGGCCCGCCGGATCAGCGGCACCCTGCACACCTTCCAGGCCCTCCTCGACCCGGACTGGGCGGAGACCATGCGCCCGGAGCTGGCCTGGCTGTCGGGCACCCTGGCCCTGGAGCACGCGTACGCGGCCCGCCTGGAACGCCTGCTCCAGGCGCTGCACCGGCTGTCCGGCTCGGCCCCGGCGGGCCAGGCGTTCCCGGCCCGGCCCGCGCTGCCGGAGCGGGGCAGCCTCACGGTGGGCGCGGCCAAGGCCGGCGCCCTGCTGGACCGGCAGTTGACGCTGGCCCGGACGCGGGCCCACTCCACCGCCCTCCAGGCCCTCGGCTCCGCCCGCTTCCACGCGGTCGCCGACAAGGTGGCCGTCCTGGCCAGCGAGGTCCCCCTGGCACCGACCGCGGCCGGCACCGACCCCCGCCCGCTCGCCGCGGCGGCCCTGGGCCGTCTGACGGACGCGGTCGCGGCGCTGCCCCTGGTCACGGCCGGCAGCCCGTACAACTCCGAGGCGCTGGTCCACGGCCTGTCCCCGGACCCCTCCCCGCACCCGCAGGACGCCCCCTGGCATCAGGTCCGGCTGCTGCTGCGCCTGCACCGCTACGCCCGCGAGGTCCTGCACGGCACCGGGGCGACGGCCCTGCCCGGCGACGGCCGGGAGCCCGGGCCGGACCCGGCGGAGGTCCGGCTGCTGGCCGCGGGCGAGGCCCTCGACCGGCACCGCGACGCCTCGGAGGCCGCCGCAGCCGCGGCCCAGGCCGCCCGTACCCCGCGGATCGCCCCGGCCACGGCGTACGCGCTCGGGGTGCTCCACGCCGATCAGCGGCACGAGGTGGAGGCGGCGCGGTACGCGTTCCAGCACTGCTGGCAGAAGGAGACCGTCACCACGGCCCCGTGA
- a CDS encoding NlpC/P60 family protein — protein sequence MTVRKAWLVATAVVGCGLAFVMLLVVGVYLVAGSLAGGLGGGAKALAKGSVPAAYQALVAKWGNLCPAINPALLAAQLYQESGFDPKAQSPAAAQGIAQFIPGTWATHGVDGDGDGDRDVWDPADAIPSAASYDCTLAKYVKDVPGNLTENMLASYNAGAYAVIKYQGVPPYAETRNYVKTITTLEKSFAAPVTRVDPSEQAAGAIAYAQKKLGTLYLWGGSGTAEQGGRFDCSGLTKAAYESVGITLPRVANDQYNAGPHPERDELLPGDLVFFSDDLTNSRAIRHVGIYVGGGYMINAPRPGAVIRFDPIDTPDYFGATRVTEDGAKALPTTV from the coding sequence TTGACGGTGCGTAAGGCGTGGCTGGTGGCGACCGCGGTCGTGGGATGCGGTCTGGCGTTCGTGATGCTGCTCGTCGTCGGTGTGTACCTGGTCGCGGGCAGCCTGGCGGGCGGGCTGGGCGGCGGCGCCAAGGCGCTGGCCAAGGGATCGGTGCCCGCCGCGTACCAGGCCCTCGTCGCGAAGTGGGGCAATCTCTGTCCGGCCATCAACCCGGCGCTGCTGGCCGCCCAGCTCTACCAGGAGAGCGGGTTCGACCCGAAGGCCCAGAGCCCGGCCGCCGCGCAGGGCATAGCGCAGTTCATCCCGGGGACGTGGGCGACGCACGGCGTCGACGGGGACGGTGACGGCGACCGGGACGTGTGGGATCCGGCGGACGCGATCCCGTCCGCCGCCTCCTACGACTGCACGCTCGCGAAGTACGTGAAGGACGTGCCCGGGAACCTGACCGAAAACATGCTGGCCTCCTACAACGCCGGCGCCTACGCGGTGATCAAGTACCAGGGCGTGCCGCCGTACGCGGAGACGCGGAACTACGTGAAGACGATCACGACGCTGGAGAAGAGCTTCGCCGCCCCCGTCACCCGGGTCGACCCCTCCGAGCAGGCGGCCGGGGCCATCGCGTACGCGCAGAAGAAGCTCGGCACGCTGTATCTGTGGGGTGGCAGCGGGACCGCGGAGCAGGGCGGGCGGTTCGACTGCTCGGGGCTGACCAAGGCCGCGTACGAGAGCGTCGGGATCACGCTGCCGCGCGTGGCCAACGACCAGTACAACGCGGGGCCGCATCCGGAGCGGGACGAGCTGCTGCCGGGGGATCTGGTGTTCTTCTCGGACGACCTCACCAACTCGCGGGCCATCCGGCACGTGGGGATCTACGTGGGTGGCGGGTACATGATCAACGCGCCGCGTCCGGGGGCCGTCATCCGGTTCGACCCGATCGACACCCCGGACTACTTCGGGGCCACACGGGTCACCGAGGATGGCGCGAAAGCGCTCCCCACCACGGTGTGA
- a CDS encoding metal-sensitive transcriptional regulator has product MTTTEADGGAPARAYASVGEGAPGAAVEEAGAAAPDVVTDHDRGVHGYHKQKDEHLKRLRRIEGQIRGLQRMVDEDVYCIDILTQVSASTKALQSFALQLLEEHLRHCVADAALKGGAEIDAKVEEATKAIGRLLRT; this is encoded by the coding sequence ATGACGACCACCGAGGCCGACGGGGGCGCCCCCGCCCGAGCGTATGCGAGCGTGGGGGAGGGCGCACCCGGTGCCGCCGTGGAGGAAGCGGGCGCGGCGGCGCCGGACGTCGTGACCGATCACGACCGGGGCGTGCACGGCTACCACAAGCAGAAGGACGAGCACCTCAAGCGGCTGCGCCGGATCGAGGGCCAGATCCGCGGGCTGCAGCGGATGGTCGACGAGGACGTCTACTGCATCGACATACTCACCCAGGTCTCCGCCTCCACCAAGGCCCTGCAGTCCTTCGCCCTGCAACTGCTGGAGGAGCATCTGCGCCACTGCGTCGCCGACGCGGCCCTCAAGGGCGGCGCCGAGATCGACGCCAAGGTCGAGGAGGCCACCAAGGCGATCGGCCGGCTGCTGCGGACCTGA
- the pstS gene encoding phosphate ABC transporter substrate-binding protein PstS yields MKLQRMNRRALALGALAVSGALALSACGSDETGGNGDGDGATTAANTSISCGDAKGQLQASGSSAQKNAIDAWVKQYTAACKDVQINYNPTGSGAGITAFTQGQTAFAGSDSALKPDEIEASKKICSGGQGIDLPMVGGPIAVGFNVPGVDTLVLDASTLAKIFDSKITNWNDEAIKKLNPDAKLPDLKIQAFHRSDESGTTDNFTKYLKAAAPGDWKYEPGKSWEAKGGQSAQGSSGLAQQVSQTSGAISYFELSYAKGGMKTVDIKTEAAEPVKATVENATAAIGAAKVVGTGKDLALELDYTPTTAGAYPIVLVTYEIVCDKGNKADTLPATKSFLNYIASEDGQGLLAKAGYAPMPDEIITKVRETISGLS; encoded by the coding sequence GTGAAGCTTCAGCGCATGAACCGGCGGGCCCTCGCCCTCGGCGCACTCGCCGTCTCCGGCGCCCTGGCCCTCTCGGCGTGCGGCTCGGACGAAACCGGCGGCAACGGCGACGGCGACGGCGCGACGACGGCCGCCAACACCTCGATCTCCTGCGGCGACGCCAAGGGCCAGCTCCAGGCGTCGGGGTCCTCCGCCCAGAAGAACGCGATCGACGCCTGGGTCAAGCAGTACACCGCTGCCTGCAAGGACGTGCAGATCAACTACAACCCGACCGGTTCGGGCGCCGGCATCACGGCGTTCACCCAGGGCCAGACCGCGTTCGCCGGTTCGGACTCCGCGCTGAAGCCCGACGAGATCGAGGCGTCGAAGAAGATCTGCTCCGGCGGCCAGGGCATCGACCTGCCGATGGTCGGCGGCCCGATCGCCGTCGGCTTCAACGTCCCCGGTGTCGACACGCTCGTCCTGGACGCGTCGACGCTCGCCAAGATCTTCGACAGCAAGATCACCAACTGGAACGACGAGGCGATCAAGAAGCTCAACCCGGACGCCAAGCTGCCCGACCTGAAGATCCAGGCGTTCCACCGCTCCGACGAGTCCGGCACCACGGACAACTTCACCAAGTACCTCAAGGCCGCCGCCCCCGGCGACTGGAAGTACGAGCCGGGCAAGTCCTGGGAGGCCAAGGGCGGCCAGTCCGCGCAGGGCTCCTCCGGCCTCGCGCAGCAGGTCAGCCAGACCTCGGGCGCCATCTCGTACTTCGAGCTGTCGTACGCCAAGGGCGGCATGAAGACCGTCGACATCAAGACCGAGGCCGCCGAGCCGGTCAAGGCCACCGTCGAGAACGCCACCGCGGCCATCGGCGCCGCCAAGGTCGTCGGCACCGGCAAGGACCTCGCGCTGGAGCTGGACTACACCCCGACCACCGCGGGCGCCTACCCGATCGTCCTGGTGACGTACGAGATCGTCTGCGACAAGGGCAACAAGGCGGACACCCTGCCCGCCACCAAGTCCTTCCTGAACTACATCGCCTCCGAGGACGGGCAGGGCCTGCTGGCCAAGGCCGGCTACGCCCCGATGCCCGACGAGATCATCACCAAGGTCCGCGAGACCATCTCGGGCCTGAGCTGA
- a CDS encoding phosphatase PAP2 family protein: MAGLAESGSNPDVELLYDINGLAKDAPHWFDRVMEFVGEYGLLLALVLLVLWCWWSVRRRGGQEAAPSVAALVWAPLAAGIAVLVNVPIRGFVERPRPFRTHDGLDVLITGKNDYSFVSDHATLTMAMGVALFVANRRFGLVGIALALLEGFCRVYMGVHYPTDVIGGFALGTAVALLLSPLAMALLTPLARAIERSPRLGRLIAARGRAYTGRDAVIPGARKEPAGTEQRDLAA, encoded by the coding sequence ATGGCTGGACTCGCCGAATCCGGGTCGAACCCCGACGTCGAGCTGCTCTACGACATCAACGGCCTGGCCAAGGACGCACCGCACTGGTTCGACCGGGTGATGGAGTTCGTCGGTGAGTACGGGCTGCTGCTCGCGCTCGTACTGCTGGTGCTGTGGTGCTGGTGGTCGGTACGGCGGCGCGGCGGCCAGGAGGCCGCCCCGTCCGTGGCCGCTCTGGTGTGGGCACCGCTCGCGGCGGGCATCGCGGTACTGGTCAACGTGCCGATACGGGGCTTCGTCGAGCGGCCCCGGCCTTTCAGGACGCACGACGGCCTCGACGTCCTGATCACCGGCAAGAACGACTACTCGTTCGTCAGCGACCACGCGACGCTGACCATGGCGATGGGCGTCGCCCTGTTCGTCGCCAACCGCAGGTTCGGCCTCGTGGGGATCGCCCTGGCCCTGCTGGAGGGCTTCTGCCGGGTCTACATGGGCGTGCACTACCCGACGGACGTCATCGGAGGCTTCGCCCTCGGCACGGCGGTCGCCCTGCTGCTGTCGCCGCTCGCCATGGCCCTGCTCACGCCGCTGGCCAGGGCGATCGAGCGGTCACCGCGCCTGGGCCGGCTGATCGCGGCGCGGGGACGGGCGTACACCGGCCGGGACGCCGTGATCCCGGGGGCCCGCAAGGAGCCCGCGGGGACGGAGCAGCGGGACCTCGCGGCTTAA
- a CDS encoding DUF47 domain-containing protein produces MRFRLTPRETSFYDMFAASADNIVTGSKLLMELLGADASARAEIAERMRAAEHAGDDATHAIFHQLNSSFITPFDREDIYSLASSLDDIMDFMEEAVDLVVLYNIEELPKGVEQQIEVLARAAELTAEAMPHLRTMDNLTEYWIEVNRLENQADQIHRKLLAHLFNGKYDAIEVLKLKQIVDVLEEAADAFEHVANTVETIAVKES; encoded by the coding sequence GTGCGCTTTCGTCTGACCCCCAGGGAGACGAGCTTCTACGACATGTTCGCCGCATCCGCGGACAACATCGTCACCGGCTCGAAACTCCTGATGGAACTGCTCGGGGCGGACGCTTCCGCCCGAGCCGAGATCGCAGAGCGTATGCGGGCCGCGGAACACGCAGGTGACGACGCCACGCATGCGATCTTCCACCAGTTGAACTCCTCGTTCATCACGCCGTTCGACCGCGAGGACATCTACTCCCTCGCCTCGTCCCTCGACGACATCATGGACTTCATGGAGGAGGCCGTCGACCTGGTCGTCCTCTACAACATCGAGGAACTGCCCAAGGGCGTCGAGCAGCAGATCGAGGTCCTGGCGCGCGCGGCCGAGCTGACGGCCGAGGCGATGCCGCACCTGCGGACGATGGACAACCTCACCGAGTACTGGATCGAGGTCAACCGGCTGGAGAACCAGGCCGACCAGATCCACCGCAAGCTGCTCGCCCACCTCTTCAACGGCAAGTACGACGCCATCGAGGTCCTCAAGCTCAAGCAGATCGTGGACGTGCTGGAAGAGGCCGCCGACGCGTTCGAGCACGTGGCCAACACGGTGGAGACCATCGCGGTCAAGGAGTCCTGA